In the Treponema vincentii F0403 genome, CAATAACAACCGATGCCGAAGAAATGCCGTATTTTTTTAACATTCCCTTATACGAAACAACAATGTCGTCCAAGCCTATGGGAAAAGGATATTCCGGTGCAAGCCGGTACTCCGGTAAAAAAAGTTTACACGCGCATTCATGGGCAAATGAAGCGCAAAAATTCCGCGCAGCCCTGCAAGAACCGTTAACAAAGGATCCTCCGTGCACATAAAGAACAACACGGTTTGCCGCTGCAACTTCCGGTTCCAATATTTCTAGCGGCACCGAACCGATAGTGTCGCGCGCAATATCCGTATTATTCGGCAGATAGGGGGAATAAAAAAAAGCATCATATTCTTCTCGAATAGTGCTTAACGGTATCTTAGGTGAATAGAGTGTCTTTTTAAATGCCTTTTGAATTTGCCTCAATGAATTGTGTACTGTCCCATCCATTGGGGTAGTATATAGAATCTGACTTGATGATTCCAGCCCCTTTTGAAATATACGGCACATCTACGTTGTCGCATCGTCAAAACTATACATCCGTGTATAGTTTTGACTGTGAGTTTCGGCAGCAGCCGAAACATCACTTCTGATATAAACCAGCGGCATCCGTGCCGCTACTGAAGATCCTCAACGTATCAGAACCGCCACAGCCCTAGCATTTGTGTCGTCTATTTCAAAAGGCTAACGGAAAGTATATTTTTAACAACATCCTGATTTTGCGATCTATATTTACTCGTCTGATGCGTTTGCCTTCCCTTTGTGCAAAATTTTATCTAAAATTTTGCACAAATTTTTTCAGGAAAAGGACAAACACATCAGACAGATAAATCAAAAGCGCAGAATAATAGGCTGGGCGACCATTTGAACCGCGAAGAGGTTCAACTCTGGTTGAACAGCCTATTATTCTGCGGGGCAATCAGCAAAACGTCTGATATGTTTGCCCTAGGGGTTAGTCGGTAACTGAATGGAGCCATTTGCCGGATTTAATCCGCCAAAGGCCTAAGAGCAGTTTAAGCGGTTCCTCGCTGAAAAGGCACATATAAATAACCCACGGCGGAAGCGCAGTATAAAGCGATACGGAATATGCAAGCGGGATGGCGATAAGCCACATAATAAAGGTATCGCAGATCATACCGAATCGGGTATCGCCGCCTGCGCGGACAAGGCCGATCAAAATACACATATTGCACGCTTTAAGCGGATAACAGCAAGCTAATACGATAAAGAGTTTTTTAACCGTCGACAATACAATCGGTTCCACATTAAAGATGAAGGGCACAAGGTAAGAAATAGGGATAAGTGCGGCGCCGATAAACATCGCAACAATCGGAATAAACAACAGGACTTTAGAAGCATATTGCCGAGCCTCGCTATCGTGTTTTTCGCCTATCTTTTTCCCGATCAAAACACTGATGCCGTTTCCGAATCCGATAAAGATAACCCATGTCAGTTGCGAAATGGTATTGGTAATATTAAAAGCGGCATACGAAAATGTATTAATACCGGCAAAAATTTTATGATGAAACGTAATGCCGAAAGACCACAGCGATTCATTAAGCAGTACCGGCAGCACGATTAAAAAATACACTTTTAAAAATTTAGCGTCAAAGCTGAAATGACTTTTAAGCGTTCCTAACACCGGATATTTCCGGTACTTCGTTACAGTAAAGGTAATACAAAGTTCGACGCAGCGGGCGACAACGGTAGCGATAGCGGCTCCGCGGACACCTAATGCCGGAGCACCGAAAAGGCCGAAAATCAAAACGGCGTTGAGCACCGTGTTCACCACCAGAGAAACCAACGTTGCAGCAACCGCAATTTTTACTTTTTCGATGGAGCGCAGCGTAATCATCAGCATAAAATTTACCGCAAAGGGAATAAAACAAAATGCCGACACTCTAAGGTATTGTACGCCGGTTTCAATTACGGCACTGTCTTTTGTGTACAACGCCAGTATTTCCTTAGGCAAAGTTGCACAGCAAACCGTAAATAAAACGGCAAACGATACGGCCACTATCATAGAAATACCGAACGTTTTCTGTAATCCCTTAAAATCTTTTTTGCCCCAAAACTGCGCCGTAAACACCATACTGCCCGACCCGATACCGTACAGAATCAGATTAAGCAAAAAAAAGAGCTGATTTCCCAAACCAACTGCGGCAAGTTCTATTGTGCCGAGCTTGCCGATCATCACCGTATCAAGAATATTGACAAAGGCGCTAAGGAAATTTTGCAGCATAATCGGAAGAGCTATTGTAAATAACGTTGTTAAAAATTTTTTATCAAAAAACACCGCCTTAAACCGTGCGGACATCGTCATATAAGCATTCTCCATCAATAGACTATTCGTCCCTTCCATTCATATCCCTGTTTCCGTACGGAATGAATCCATGAAACAAGCGCAATGTACAGCAGATTGATGAATAGTAACGGATATAGAAATATAAGCTTTCTGTCGATACACTGTGTCCTAAATACAACTGCCCATGTCCCGCCTACTAAAATCAAATTAATCCATAATGCGGCAAGCGTAAATGATACGGTCTTTGCAGCGATGATAGTATATACCGTTAATCCGATTGTTAAAACCGGCGGTAAAGTTAAAAAAAGAAAAATACCAAGCATTGCAAGCAAGAGGATGGTATCGTTTTTATCTATAAAGTCAAAAATATTCTTGCTGATTCCATCCACAGCGCTTTGCCACGATGTATACATACGGCACGAAGCGGCATCGTGCAGATTTAAAAAAATGGTTTTATATCCATGCCGCTTCATTGTCCGAGCCATAAAGACATCTTCCGTCGTCTTGTCTTTAACCAAATCAAATCCGCCGCACTCCATAAACGCACTGCTTTTAACACAAATATACTGCCCGATAGCTATTGCAAAAACCGGTAATCTGCTCCGCTTGCACATCCACAACGGTAAAATAAAACCGCTTAGTAAATACATCAACGGTATTGTTAACTTTTCACCGAATGTCTCCATTTTCTGCGTAATATACCCTGATAAAAAATCAACTTTATGATAAACAAGGTTGGTAACGGCAAACGATATGGAACGGGGTGAATGGACGGTATCGGCATCGGTAAACAGCCAGTATTTTCCCTTTGCCTGTTTGCAAAGCTGCTTCATTGCGAACGGTTTACCCCGCCAATCACGCGGCAACGGTTCACCTTGAAAAATCCGCAATTTATCGGGGTATAATGCTTGAAGTTTCGTAAGTATATCGCCGGTTTTATCGGTAGAGTTATCATCTAAAACCAGCACTTCATAATTCATATAGGTTTGGTTCATGAGCGACTGAACGCAGCGCTCGATGCACCCCTCTTCATCACGGGCGGGAATCAGCACCGAAGCGAGCGGCCCATCGGTTAAATCGGCAGGGAGAGAAGCCTTAGTCAACCATAAAGCATTACTGACAGAAAGACAAAAAAAATACACGCCAAGTCCGATGATAATCCAATCGAACAAGGCGATTATAAGCGTTATCATGTTGATATCCTTTACAACAGATGACGAACCGGTTTTTGGCCGCCCCTATTCCTTTGTTCTATTCCGTTTCCCATCTACGTCCGAATAATTTTTTTACAAAGCGGGAAAAACCGCCGGTTTCGGGAATTTCGGTTTTTTCCATGCGGGAAACGATATGCTTTAGACAGCTTGAGGCCTTACCGTTGGGTTCGGCAATAATAAAAGGCTTTTGTTTTAAAACGGCTTTTGTTACCGAAGGATCATTATAGATAAATCCGAGATATTCGATTTTAAGATTTAAAAATTGCGCAGCTATTTTTATCATGTGATCTGCAATCCGTTTTCCTTCTGCAGCGGAATCTACCCTATTGATAATCATTTTAAGGTTGAGATTCATGTTATCAACCTCTGTGGCAATGACCTTAATAATACCGTACGCATCGGTAATTGCAGTCGGCTCGGAAGTTGTGATAATAACCACCTCATCGGCAGCCGCAACGAAACTCAGTACATTCTTAGAAACGCCCGCACTCGTATCGATAATAATAATATCGACATCGGAAAGCGTATACATCTCTTTAATAAATTCATCACGCTCCGCTTCTGCCATATTTGCAATTTTTGCAAAGCCGGAAGCGCCGACAATTAATTTAATACCGTATTCGGTGTCGATAATAATTTCCGATAATTTCTTTTGCTTTTTAATGACATGGTATAAATTATACTGCGGAATGATATTCATAATAACATTGACATTGGCAAGCCCAAGGTCGGCATCGAGAACGATAACTTTTTTCCCCATCTGCGCATACGCAATACCCATATTGGTTGCGACATTGGTTTTTCCTACCCCGCCCTTTCCGCTGGTAACGGCAATAATACGGGTCTTTTGCGCCGTATCGTGACTTGCACCGGCATTGTCGGCCGCGTTATGTATTTCTTTCATTAAGAGACGTAATCCATCAGCTTGATCACCCATTTTTTTCTCCACATTTTGAGTTTGTATCGGATTGATTGTGTTCCGAGCTTCTACACGGCAGAAACCTTGAGAAGCCGGTCTCTATCTTTATTACAGAGTTGACTGATATATTCCTCGTCTACCGAAAAACCTTTCAATTTTTTTAAGAAGGTTTCGATATCGGCAAGCATAAAATCCTGCGGGACTTCCTGTCCTGCGGTTATATACGTTATCGGTATATTAGTTTCGGAAATAATACTGAATAAATTACCGATATATGAGGTTTCATCAAACTTTGTAATAATCAGCGACTTATATTTAAAGACCGCATATTCTTTCATAATTTCCCGAATGTCGTTTATCCGCGTTCCGGCACATACCGTCAGATAAACTTCCGCATCATCGCCTAATTCGGCAAAATAATTCTGCATCGTGGAAATTTTCTCGCGGTCTTTCGGACTTCTGCCGATTGTATCGATGCAAATAACATCCGCCTCTTCGCGGTACAATGCCATATATTTACGTACCTCTGCAGGATTCGAGGCAACCATCAGCGGAATCCCCATCAATTCACAATAACGCTTCATCTGGTATGCAGCTCCGATACGCCAGTTATCAATCGTAATAACTTTAACACGCAGCGGATGTTCGGAATTTTTGCGGATATACTGTACGGCGATTTTTGCAAGCGTTGTCGTTTTTCCTACCCCCGTAGGCCCGACCAATAAAACCACCCGTGTTTTAGGTTGATCATCAGCAGGTTTAATGCTGATCGATTCGGCAAGCAGTTCAAAAAGCTTTTTTTGCACCGTCAAAAAATTCTCAATTTCGGTATAGCTGAGCTCGTCTTTAAGGCGGGCGGAAAGCTCTTTGATGTAGGAAGGAGAAAAGTCGTTTTCTTCGAGTAGTTTTTGTACTTTAACAATATGCGTGTGCTCAACGTCAGTTTGCGCGGCATTCTTTTTTTCCATTTCCGCCACAAGCCGTTCAACCGTCTCCGCCAGCTTGTCCAAAGACTTTTCTTGTTCCGGCGTAGGCGCGGAGACAGCTTTTTTTTCCGGATTTTTTTTCGGTGTAAGGTTGACATATTGACGCAGCTCATCCGCAGCAGCAGGATTTTTGCTTGCATACCGTGTTACGATTTTAAGCCGTTCTTCTTCGTCGTTCAAATTACTCGCACCGGTTAGTCTGGGCGCCGGTCTAGCAGGGGGCTGCTGTTCCGTAAGCAAAGACGGACGCTGCGACATTTTATCGTTTACCGTAAACGTTACTTCTACCACATCTTTTTCTAAAAGCCCGAAAAGCCGGCTGATTTTAGCATCCTTCCTTCTCCAGATGGTAAAGTCGTCGCCGTGTTTTTTCGTAATCTTTTTTACACATTTGTCATACGTCGAATCTTGCTCAACAAAAAGTTCCATTAGTTTTTGTCCTGTTCCAATTTAATCTCACCGATAACTTCAACCTGTATATCCTTCGCAATTTCAGGGATGGACAGCACAACAAGATCGGGAATTTCCCTATCGGTTGAATTTTTAATCAAAATACGGGCGGATGCTTCGGGCGCAAGTACAATAGGAAGGAAACCGTTTTTCTGCACGGTCGTAACCGCTTGGATAAGCGAGCGTATCCACATCCGCTGCTCGGAAGGTTCAAGAGCCGCCATCGGCCCATTCACCGTATCTATTCTACTGTCGATAATTTTTTGAGCAAGTGCAGGTTCAACAGTCAGCACATGGAGTGTTTTATTTTCATCGGCATACTGCAAGCATATCTGCCTGCCGAGCGCCTGCCGTACCTTTTCAACAAGAAGAGAAACATCGGATGTAATGGGGCGGAAATCTGCAAGCGTTTCCAAAATAACGATCGTATTGCGAATAGACACCTGTTCACGCAAAAGCCCCTGCAGAACTTTCTGCACCTCGCCGAGGCTGCACACCTTTGCCGCTTCATCGATAACCGCCGGATAGTCTTTGCGCAGCGCATCCATAATACCCTGCACTTCCTGCCGTCCGAGGATTTCGGCAGCATGTTTTTTAATCACTTCGGTAAGATGTGTTGCGATAATTGCCGGCGGGTCTACCACCGTGTAACCGGCGCGTTCGGCGCGGTCGCGGTTTTCTTCGGATATCCACACGGCAGGCAAGCCGAAGGTAGGATCGACGGTTCGCTCTCCGGGTATTTCTTCCGAAACTCCGCCGGGATTTATTCCGAGGTACCAGCCCATGCGGATCTTGCCCCGCGCCACTTCGACACCCTTAATCTTAAAACAGTATTCGCTCGGTTCAAGCCGCATATTATCGATAATACGGATACGCGGGGCAACCAAACCGAGGTCAAGCGCCGCTTCCCGCCGGATTCTTGTAATACGTTCAAGCAGTTCGGCACCTTTGTCCTTATCGACAAGCGGAATTAACGCATAACCCAATTCCAAGGACAGCGGATCGAGCGGCACAATCGGAGCAATTTCTCCCGGCGCAGGTTCTCCCCCGCCGCCCCCAGCCCGCTGCTGTTGTCCGCCCTGCTTTTGAACCGCCTGCTTTTCTTTTGCAGCCTTAAACGTCCGTTCTTCTTTAACGATTTTCCAGCCGACAACAGCCAAAACAGCCGCGATAATAAACAGAACAACATGCGGGAATCCGGGGAGCACACCCATAATCGCGAGCGTACCGGCGGCAACAAAGTAAATCCATCCGATTTGAGAAAACTGCTTTTTAATATCCTGACCGAACGAACCTTCGTCGATCATGCGGGTAACCAGCAAGCCGGTCGCTACCGACAAAAAGAGCGAAGGCAGCTGAGCGAGCAGTCCGTCTCCGATGGTTAGCGTCGTGTAGGTACGCAGCGCATTGGAAAAAGGTTCCCTGCGGAAAATCATCCCGATAATTAACCCGGCGACAACGTTGATAACCGTAATAAAAATACCGACTTTTACGTTTCCGGACACAAATTGGTTTGCTCCGTCCATCGCCCCGTAAAAGTCGTCCTCACGCTGCAGCTGCTCTTTTTTCTGCCGGGCTTCCTCGTCGGTGATGATGCCGGCGTTGTATTCGGCATCGATCGACATACTCTTGGTCGGATGAGAGTCCAGTTTAAAACGGGCGGAAACTTCGGCGACACGCTTGGCGCCTTTTGTAATAACAAAGGCCTGCACCGCAATAAGGATGATAAAGATAACAAAGCCGATAACGAGACCTTGACTGCCCGAAGCGCCGATAACGAACGAACTGAACGCCCGTATCATTGCTCCGTCAAACGCTTCTCCTTTGGAAAGAATAAGGCGGGTTGAAGACACATTCAGCACCAGTCCGAAAATAGTGCTAAGCAGCAGCAATGAAGGGAAAACTGAAAAATCGGTAGCGCGCGCAGTAAACAGGACAATCAGCAATACGATAAGACTAAACGTCAGATTCAGCGCCATAAAAAAATCAAGCAGCACGGTGGGAAGTGGAATAATAAACATCAGCACCATGAGGATGACGGTAAATGCAACTGCTATATCGATATTGTACTTTTTTGCTGCCATGACTATCTTCTATAAAATTCCTGTTTTTTGTTGTTGAGGGTATATACTTCTGCAAACACTAACGAAAGCGCCCGATAGTACTGTTCCGGAATTATATCACCGATTTGAACTTTAGCATAGAGCGCGCGGGCAAGCGGTTTGTTTTCTATTAATGGAATATTATGTTCACGGGCAATCGCCTTTATCCGCTGCGCCATCGCATCGGCGCCCTTAGCCAGCACCATCGGAGCCGCCATTGTTTTTGAATCCCACTGCATTGCGATTGCAAAGTGAGTCGGGTTCGTAATAACAACGTCGGCCTTAGGCACATTGCGGATTGCATTTTGCGAAAGGATTGCCTGCATTTGCTGCCGGATTCTTCCCTTAACTTGGGGATCTCCCTCCAACTCCTTGTATTCTTCTTTTATTTCCTGCTTCGTCATCTTGAGCGAATCGATAAATTGCTTGCGCTGAAAAAAATAATCGGGAATTGCAAGGATTAACAGCAGCAAGGCTGCCGTTGCAAGCAGTTTTGCTCCAAGCCCCGCAATAAAAAAAACCGCCTGCGGAAAACTCACCGACAGTAATTCGATAAAATGAGGAAGGTTTGCCCGTATCATCAAAAAGGAGACAAACACCAGCACAACAACCTTCGTCAGCGACTTTGCAAAATTAAACAAACCCTCGGCGGAAAAGAGCGCACGTTTAAAAAAGCGCATAAAATTTGGGACAATCTTATTGAATTGAGGCTGAATAGGTTTGGTAGAAAATAAGAACCCGTTATTTTGCAGGATATTGGCAATCACACCTGCAAGCATTGCGATAAGGGCAAGCGGGAGCGCAAGTTTTAGAAAGTACTGCACAAAGATACCGAACCAAATGCCGCTGTTGATATCCGACTGCGTACTCCGCAAAAAAAAGAACCGCAAGATTTCCATACATTCTTCCAAGAAAAAAGAAGAAAGAAAGATCAATGCACCGGCGGGAAATAACAGCACCAGCGCCGCGTTAATATCCTGACTTTTTGCGACACGCCCTTCTTCACGCGCTTTGCGTATTTTATAGTCGGTTGGGTCTTCGGTACGCCCTTCATCCTCTGCGGCGAACCACTGTAAATCAATGAAAAAGTTCCGCTCATTATATCCGCTTGCAGCTTCTGTCACGAATTTCCGCATCCTAGATACCTCCGCTAGCGCGGATTAAAAGCGACTCAAAGGCCGCAAATCCGTTTTCCATAATCCGAATAAAGAAATTAGCCATAAACGGCAGCGAGACGGTCAAAAGGAAGAAGGTCAACAAAATAGTTATCGGGAATCCTTCCGATAAAAGGTTCATCTGCGGAGCGGCCTTTGACAGCAGCCCCATCGAAACATGTACCAAAAAGAGGGTGCCCATAACCGGCATCGCAATCATCATCGCATTCAAGAAAAGACTGCCGAGGTTCGTTACAAGAAAGGACGCTACCAACTCCCGCTTTTCCAAAAACATAAAGCAATTGATCGACTGAAAACTGCGGAGCACGCCGCCTAAAAACAGGGTTTGGAATCCCTTAATCTGCAAAAAGATCAGCACCGCAATAAAGTTTAAGAATTGTCCCATCAACGGGTTTTCAATTTGAGCAAGCGCATCATACACTTCCGATACGCCGAACCCCATTTGATACGAAAAAAATTGACCGGCCGTACTAAACGAGGCAAAGATAATGCTGATAAAAAAACCGGTCAGTACGCCGAGCAGCGCCTCGCCGACAACCAACAGCGCATAGTCGAGATTAAACCCCTGCACGTCCAGCGGGGAACCGTAGGCAACCGGCATCACTAAAAAACCGATTAAGCCCGCAAGCGAGATTTTTGCAATGCGCGGCACCGCCCTTGTCGAAAGAAGCGGCGTGGTAGAAATCATCGCGAATATCCGCACGCATACCAAAAAAAAGAGAGGAGCTTTAACCAGCAAAAAGGAGAAAGGGTTGGGATCCATTATCCGCGCCGCCTATAGGTTACCTAACCTTGTACCAGCTGAGGAATCATATCGAACAGACGGATGGTATAATCCCGCAATACGCTGAACATCCAGCCGCCCAATAATGCAAGCATCCCCAAAATCGTCAAAATTTTCGGCACAAAGGTGAGTGTCTGTTCCTGAATGGAGGTTGTCGCTTGAAAAATCGCTACGATTAAACCAACAACTAATGCAGCCAGCAGAATGGGGGCGGCTAATATAAATACCTGAAAAATGCCCTCGCGCAAGAGATTGACAATCATCCCGATACTCATCGTTTTCCTCCTTTTAATTGGTTATTTTACGATCTACAAGAACGACTGAAAGAGCTGGCCTACCAGCAAATTCCAACCGTCAACCAGTACAAATAGAATCAACTTAAACGGCATGGAAATTTGTACCGGCGGCAGCATGATCATACCCATCGACATCAGGATACTCGCTACTACCATATCGATAATGATAAACGGCAGATAAAGGAAAATGCCGATCTGAAAGGCAACGGTCAGCTCGTGCAGGATAAATGCGGGAATTAACACATGAGTGGGAACGTCGGCGAGTGTATTGGGCTTATCCATACGGGCAAGCGACATACAGAGCCTGATATGAGAGGGATCATGCGCCATCTGCTTATACATAAAAAGGCGCAGCGGTTTTTCCGCTTCCGTATAGGCGGTTTCGATATTGATTTGTCCGTCTGCCATCGGTTTAAACGATTTATCGTATATTTCCGTAAACGTCGGCCACATGATAAAAATCGTCAAAAAGAGCGCAATCCCGTTCAGTACCTGCGTAGGCGGCACTTGCTGCAGCGACAGGGCACGCTTAATAAAGTCGAGCGCAATACTGAGCCGCAAAAACGAGGTCATCAAAAGGAGAATGCTCGGCGCAAGGGTTATCAGCGTTATTAATAGGAGCAGCTGAATGGAAAACGCTACTTCCCGATTATTTTGAGGTTCGCGGATATTCAGGTTGACAAAGGGAATAGCTCCGGCCTGACGGGTTGCATCTATTTCGGTGCGGCCGGTTTGCGACGTACCGGTATTACTCTGAGCAACCAGCGCTGCAGGGATGCAAAACAGGCAAATGCACGCAATACACAGTGCAAGTTTTTTCATCGGCCTTCCCTCCCCTCGCCGCTATTCGGTGCCGTCCGCATCTGTCCTGCGCCACCGTTTTCCGCATCTTGCGGAGTTCCGTTTTCCTGTGCTGCGCCTGAGGTTTGCAGGCGTCCCCGCTGCTTGGCCAAAAACGAGTCGAAAGGGTTGGCGTCCGCTTCCTTAGGTTTTGCAGCAGGAAAAAACGTATGCAGTAATGAGCTGAAGCTCTGCTTCGGGCCGGGCGTTTGCGCCGCCTGCAGGTTCATTGCATCGATCAGCTCTTTATCGGTTATCTCTGCAACCAACGACAGCGAAGCATCCGAAGTTCCTATCAAGTAGGCTTTATCGATAAGGGTTACAATGTAGAGGGTTTTATTGGGTGCAAGCGGCAAACTTGCGACATTCTTTAAAAAGGGATCATCACCGGCGGTAAATTGTTTTGAACGCCGGATAAAATACAGCACGCCGTAAATGAGTGCACAAACTGCCGCCAGAGAAATAATCAGCTGAAACAGCATTGAAACGGTTGAGCTTCCTGCCGCACGCGGCGCAGGCACATCTTGAACCGGCAAGGCCGCCTCATCCGTCTGTAACACAATGGCCGTTTCTGCAGGCGCGGCAGCTGAAGCATTGCTCCCCGCTGCAGACGTATCATCTGCAAACACGCATACTGCGCTGCACATCAACAGGAAAGAGAAGAGTATTACTTTATACAAATCCTTATGCATGTCCCCACCCAATGCCGCGATCAATCGGCTATGTATCGCTAATGCGTTCCGCCGGTGACAAAATTTCGGTAACACGGACACCGAAATTTTCATCGATAACGACAACTTCTCCTTTTGCAATCGGCTTATGATTAACTAATATATCCACCGGTTCACCGGCAAGCTTATCCAATTCGATAATATGCCCTTCACCCATGCTTAAAATTTCTTTAATCATCTTGCGGGTACGTCCGAGTTCGACGGTCATCTCCATGAACACGTCCATAATCAACCCGATATTCCCCTGCTCCGCTTCGGTTACACCGTTGAGAAGAGGAGAAAATTGCACGGACTGTACATTCGGATTCATACCGGGCATCACCATTCCGCCCTGAGCCTGTACGCCTCCCTGCATTTGCATTCCCATACCCATCGGTTGCTGTCCCATCTGCGGCATTCCATTCATTCCGTTCATCGGCATATTCATTGCTCCCATTCCGCCTCCTTGATCAGGAGCAGACTGTGCCGGAATAGGCTGCACAGGCGCTGCCTGCGGAGCACTCTCCGTTTTACTTAATTTATCGGCAATTTGTTCCGCTGTCTTTTTTGCAATAATTTCCCATAAGTCAAAGACGGCATCATCAATTGTAACCGAATATGTTAAAAGTGCAAAGTCCTGCGAAAGCCGTACCATTGCCTTGGGCACGTGATGAGCTTCGGCCGGCATATTGGTAACGCCTTTAATATTCTGGCCATCGAAAGCACTGATTTCTTTTCCGACATATTGCGCAACCGTCTCACTGATAACGGAAAGCGCCATATCGTCAATCTTAACACTTTCCTCATTATTTACAAGGCTGACCAGCTTTTCCGCAAATTCGGGAGCAAGCACAAACAGATGGTCGCCTGTCAGCGCTCCTTCAAAATCGATCGTAACGGCAACCGCCATATCCGGAACTTTCTGCAAAAGAGCTTCGCGGTTGCTTAACTC is a window encoding:
- a CDS encoding alpha/beta hydrolase, whose protein sequence is MCRIFQKGLESSSQILYTTPMDGTVHNSLRQIQKAFKKTLYSPKIPLSTIREEYDAFFYSPYLPNNTDIARDTIGSVPLEILEPEVAAANRVVLYVHGGSFVNGSCRAARNFCASFAHECACKLFLPEYRLAPEYPFPIGLDDIVVSYKGMLKKYGISSASVVIAGDEAGAALAVALIHYLKQEQLPQPAALVLISPWADVSCSNEEIHALQKSDKFLLKEALQAAAGRYTSTDNFHNPLVSPLYGSFEGFPPVFIQCGGKEILSADAKVLAQKIEAAGGHVQLDIWPDMWHLFQAMDAQAKQAHLAVEKMGQWVQSLFIEEE
- a CDS encoding MATE family efflux transporter; this translates as MTMSARFKAVFFDKKFLTTLFTIALPIMLQNFLSAFVNILDTVMIGKLGTIELAAVGLGNQLFFLLNLILYGIGSGSMVFTAQFWGKKDFKGLQKTFGISMIVAVSFAVLFTVCCATLPKEILALYTKDSAVIETGVQYLRVSAFCFIPFAVNFMLMITLRSIEKVKIAVAATLVSLVVNTVLNAVLIFGLFGAPALGVRGAAIATVVARCVELCITFTVTKYRKYPVLGTLKSHFSFDAKFLKVYFLIVLPVLLNESLWSFGITFHHKIFAGINTFSYAAFNITNTISQLTWVIFIGFGNGISVLIGKKIGEKHDSEARQYASKVLLFIPIVAMFIGAALIPISYLVPFIFNVEPIVLSTVKKLFIVLACCYPLKACNMCILIGLVRAGGDTRFGMICDTFIMWLIAIPLAYSVSLYTALPPWVIYMCLFSEEPLKLLLGLWRIKSGKWLHSVTD
- a CDS encoding glycosyltransferase; this translates as MITLIIALFDWIIIGLGVYFFCLSVSNALWLTKASLPADLTDGPLASVLIPARDEEGCIERCVQSLMNQTYMNYEVLVLDDNSTDKTGDILTKLQALYPDKLRIFQGEPLPRDWRGKPFAMKQLCKQAKGKYWLFTDADTVHSPRSISFAVTNLVYHKVDFLSGYITQKMETFGEKLTIPLMYLLSGFILPLWMCKRSRLPVFAIAIGQYICVKSSAFMECGGFDLVKDKTTEDVFMARTMKRHGYKTIFLNLHDAASCRMYTSWQSAVDGISKNIFDFIDKNDTILLLAMLGIFLFLTLPPVLTIGLTVYTIIAAKTVSFTLAALWINLILVGGTWAVVFRTQCIDRKLIFLYPLLFINLLYIALVSWIHSVRKQGYEWKGRIVY
- a CDS encoding MinD/ParA family protein; translated protein: MGDQADGLRLLMKEIHNAADNAGASHDTAQKTRIIAVTSGKGGVGKTNVATNMGIAYAQMGKKVIVLDADLGLANVNVIMNIIPQYNLYHVIKKQKKLSEIIIDTEYGIKLIVGASGFAKIANMAEAERDEFIKEMYTLSDVDIIIIDTSAGVSKNVLSFVAAADEVVIITTSEPTAITDAYGIIKVIATEVDNMNLNLKMIINRVDSAAEGKRIADHMIKIAAQFLNLKIEYLGFIYNDPSVTKAVLKQKPFIIAEPNGKASSCLKHIVSRMEKTEIPETGGFSRFVKKLFGRRWETE
- the flhF gene encoding flagellar biosynthesis protein FlhF, with protein sequence MELFVEQDSTYDKCVKKITKKHGDDFTIWRRKDAKISRLFGLLEKDVVEVTFTVNDKMSQRPSLLTEQQPPARPAPRLTGASNLNDEEERLKIVTRYASKNPAAADELRQYVNLTPKKNPEKKAVSAPTPEQEKSLDKLAETVERLVAEMEKKNAAQTDVEHTHIVKVQKLLEENDFSPSYIKELSARLKDELSYTEIENFLTVQKKLFELLAESISIKPADDQPKTRVVLLVGPTGVGKTTTLAKIAVQYIRKNSEHPLRVKVITIDNWRIGAAYQMKRYCELMGIPLMVASNPAEVRKYMALYREEADVICIDTIGRSPKDREKISTMQNYFAELGDDAEVYLTVCAGTRINDIREIMKEYAVFKYKSLIITKFDETSYIGNLFSIISETNIPITYITAGQEVPQDFMLADIETFLKKLKGFSVDEEYISQLCNKDRDRLLKVSAV
- the flhA gene encoding flagellar biosynthesis protein FlhA, whose amino-acid sequence is MAAKKYNIDIAVAFTVILMVLMFIIPLPTVLLDFFMALNLTFSLIVLLIVLFTARATDFSVFPSLLLLSTIFGLVLNVSSTRLILSKGEAFDGAMIRAFSSFVIGASGSQGLVIGFVIFIILIAVQAFVITKGAKRVAEVSARFKLDSHPTKSMSIDAEYNAGIITDEEARQKKEQLQREDDFYGAMDGANQFVSGNVKVGIFITVINVVAGLIIGMIFRREPFSNALRTYTTLTIGDGLLAQLPSLFLSVATGLLVTRMIDEGSFGQDIKKQFSQIGWIYFVAAGTLAIMGVLPGFPHVVLFIIAAVLAVVGWKIVKEERTFKAAKEKQAVQKQGGQQQRAGGGGGEPAPGEIAPIVPLDPLSLELGYALIPLVDKDKGAELLERITRIRREAALDLGLVAPRIRIIDNMRLEPSEYCFKIKGVEVARGKIRMGWYLGINPGGVSEEIPGERTVDPTFGLPAVWISEENRDRAERAGYTVVDPPAIIATHLTEVIKKHAAEILGRQEVQGIMDALRKDYPAVIDEAAKVCSLGEVQKVLQGLLREQVSIRNTIVILETLADFRPITSDVSLLVEKVRQALGRQICLQYADENKTLHVLTVEPALAQKIIDSRIDTVNGPMAALEPSEQRMWIRSLIQAVTTVQKNGFLPIVLAPEASARILIKNSTDREIPDLVVLSIPEIAKDIQVEVIGEIKLEQDKN